One segment of Tenrec ecaudatus isolate mTenEca1 chromosome 1, mTenEca1.hap1, whole genome shotgun sequence DNA contains the following:
- the PLPPR3 gene encoding phospholipid phosphatase-related protein type 3 — protein sequence MISAKGNKTPKDSMTLLPCFYFVELPIVASSIVSLYFLELTDLFKPAQVGFRCYDRTLSMPYVETSEELIPLLMLLSLAFAAPAASIMVGEGVLYCLQSRLWGRGGGPGAAEGSINAGGCNFNSFLRRTVRFVGVHVFGLCATALVTDVIQLATGYHAPFFLTVCKPNYTLLGTTCEANPYITQDICAGADVHAILSARKTFPSQHATLSAFAAVYVSMYFNSVISDTTKLLKPILVFAFAIAAGVCGLTQITQYRSHPVDVYAGFLIGAGIAAYLACHAVGNFQAPPAERPAAPAPPPAKDALRALTQRGHDSVYQQHKSASTDELGPPGRLEGAPRPVARDKSSLGSLKRASVDVDLLAPRSPMGKESMVTFSNTLPRVSTPSLDDPARRHMTIHVPLDASRSKQLISEWKQKSLEGRGLGLADEASPAHLRAPAETMAEEEEEEEEEEEEEEEEEEEEGGPVPPSLYPTVQARPGLGPRVILPPRAAPQPLVHIPEEGTQVGAGLSPKSSAAVRAKWLMMAEKTGPAAAAAQPRVANPPRLLQVIAMSKAPGAASKAAETGSSSSASSDSSQYRSPSDRDSASVVTIDAHAPHHPVVHLSAGNGPWEWKVAGGGAKGPEGDYELGDLSRGFRGAARPPGLSPGSSISDVDQEEPRFGAVATVNLATGEGLPPLGAADGALGQGSRESTLRRKVGSLAPGERDAPGVETEAESYYRKMQAARRFKE from the exons ATGATCTCTGCCAAGGGGAACAAGACCCCCAAGGACAGCATGACGCTACTGCCCTGCTTCTACTTCGTGGAG CTGCCCATTGTGGCCTCCTCCATTGTCTCCCTGTACTTCCTGGAGCTGACTGACCTCTTCAAGCCGGCCCAAGTGGGTTTCCGTTGCTATGACCGCACACTCTCCATGCCCTACGTGGAGACCAGTGAGGAGCTCATCCCCCTGCTAATGCTTCTGAGCCTGGCATTTGCTGCGCCGGCCGCCTCG ATCATGGTCGGCGAGGGCGTGCTGTACTGTCTGCAGTCTCGGCTGTGGGGCCGCGGCGGGGGCCCGGGCGCGGCCGAGGGCAGCATCAACGCGGGCGGCTGCAACTTCAACTCCTTCCTGCGGCGCACCGTCCGCTTCGTGG GTGTCCACGTGTTTGGCCTGTGCGCCACGGCCCTGGTGACCGACGTCATTCAGCTGGCCACAGGCTACCACGCGCCCTTCTTCCTGACCGTCTGCAAACCCAACTACACCCTCCTGGGAACGACGTGCGAGGCCAACCCCTACATCACGCAGGACATCTGTGCGGGCGCCGACGTGCACGCCATCCTCTCGGCGCG GAAGACGTTCCCTTCGCAACACGCCACGCTGTCCGCCTTCGCGGCCGTCTACGTGTCG ATGTACTTCAACTCGGTCATCTCGGACACCACGAAGCTGCTGAAGCCCATCCTGGTGTTCGCCTTCGCCATCGCTGCGGGCGTGTGCGGCCTGACCCAGATCACGCAGTACCGCAGCCACCCGGTGGATGTCTACGCCGGCTTCCTCATCGGCGCGGGCATTGCCGCCTACCTG GCCTGCCACGCTGTGGGGAACTTCCAGGCCCCGCCTGCGGAGAGGCCGGCCGCTCCGGCGCCGCCACCGGCCAAGGACGCGCTGCGCGCCCTGACGCAGCGCGGGCACGACTCGGTGTACCAGCAGCACAAGTCGGCGAGCACGGACGAGCTGGGCCCGCCCGGGAGGCTGGAGGGCGCGCCGCGGCCCGTGGCTCGCGACAAGAGCTCGCTGGGCAGCCTGAAGCGCGCCAGCGTGGACGTGGACCTGCTGGCGCCGCGCAGCCCCATGGGCAAGGAGAGCATGGTGACCTTCAGCAACACGCTGCCGCGCGTCAGCACGCCCTCGCTCGACGACCCCGCGCGCCGCCACATGACCATCCACGTGCCGCTCGACGCCTCGCGCTCCAAACAGCTCATCAGCGAGTGGAAGCAGAAGTCGCTGGAGGGCCGCGGCCTGGGGCTGGCGGACGAGGCCAGCCCCGCGCACCTCCGGGCGCCCGCCGAGACCatggcggaggaggaggaggaggaggaggaggaggaggaagaggaggaggaggaggaagaggaggaaggaggcCCAGTGCCACCCTCGCTCTACCCCACCGTCCAGGCGCGCCCCGGGCTCGGGCCCCGGGTCATCCTCCCGCCACGCGCTGCCCCACAGCCGCTGGTGCACATCCCCGAGGAGGGGACCCAGGTGGGAGCCGGCCTGTCCCCCAAGAGCAGCGCCGCCGTGCGCGCCAAGTGGCTCATGATGGCAGAGAAGACTGGGCCGGCAGCGGCCGCCGCGCAGCCCCGCGTGGCCAACCCGCCGCGGCTGCTGCAGGTCATCGCCATGTCCAAGGCACCGGGCGCGGCCTCCAAGGCGGCCGAGACAGGCTCGTCGTCCAGCGCCAGCTCCGACTCCTCGCAGTACCGGTCACCGTCAGACCGCGACTCGGCCAGCGTGGTCACCATCGATGCGCACGCCCCGCACCACCCGGTGGTGCACCTGTCGGCTGGGAACGGGCCCTGGGAGTGGAAGGTTGCAGGCGGTGGGGCCAAGGGGCCCGAGGGCGACTATGAGCTGGGCGACCTGTCCCGGGGCTTCCGCGGTGCGGCCCGGCCACCTGGGCTGTCCCCCGGCTCATCCATTAGCGACGTGGACCAGGAGGAGCCTCGCTTCGGGGCCGTGGCCACGGTCAACCTGGCCACTGGCGAGGGTCTGCCCCCGCTAGGGGCAGCTGACGGGGCCCTGGGGCAGGGCAGCCGCGAGTCCACGCTGCGGAGAAAGGTCGGCAGCCTGGCGCCAGGCGAACGCGACGCACCCGGCGTGGAGACCGAGGCTGAGAGCTACTACCGCAAGATGCAGGCGGCGCGCAGGTTCAAGGAGTGA